One Misgurnus anguillicaudatus chromosome 19, ASM2758022v2, whole genome shotgun sequence genomic region harbors:
- the rprml gene encoding reprimo-like protein: MNATFFNHTVFRHGGLLNRSHELAGTLVDCCAGNGSEVTASDGGGSLVLAQDERKLFVTRVVQIAVLCVLSLTVMFGIFFLGCNLMIKSESMINFLVKDRRPSKDVEAVMIGLS; encoded by the coding sequence ATGAACGCAACATTTTTCAATCACACCGTTTTTAGGCACGGGGGTCTGCTAAACCGCAGCCACGAGCTCGCGGGGACGCTGGTGGACTGCTGCGCAGGCAACGGGAGCGAAGTGACCGCGAGCGACGGCGGCGGGTCTTTAGTTCTGGCGCAGGACGAGCGCAAGTTGTTCGTTACGCGTGTGGTGCAGATTGCCGTGCTGTGCGTCCTCTCGCTCACCGTGATGTTCGGGATCTTCTTTCTTGGTTGCAACCTCATGATCAAGTCCGAAAGTATGATTAACTTTTTGGTTAAGGATCGGAGACCATCCAAAGACGTCGAGGCAGTGATGATCGGGTTGAGTTAG